The proteins below come from a single Benincasa hispida cultivar B227 chromosome 4, ASM972705v1, whole genome shotgun sequence genomic window:
- the LOC120075898 gene encoding ankyrin repeat-containing protein ITN1-like has translation MAESRRKRLDEAAIEGNVTTLLELLQQDPMLLARLNLNDFNETPLHVAALHGHVTFVDEILKRRPQLAKDSDSRHCSALHCAAAEGFLDIVKILVRVDPDMCSICNEDGRNPIHLAAIKGRVDVLAELVRVRPTAARTAVDDGGTVLHLCVKYKQLEALEMLIETMAVKDGDFINTQDDYGFTILHLAVSNKQLQIVQYLINHTGIEVNAKTSNGLTALDILTQSHRELKDMDIAEALIAANAVRTTNKQPSSPSSRVRKNKKTGLRWAFSALFHNGDWWFKNETSGWLMKQESLMVVASLIATMAFQAGMNPPGGIWQDDNASGNPRQTAGTSVMAGKDKATYNKYLLSNTVGFMTSFIAIVMILIGLPQKRICMRVLIMTMCAAVCSMAFTYGYSIRFFTPLPQPATSNSNSLAPSPQLAGGSISGTPRLKSDSVISLISFIVAAVVTSSMVLFLVGKLFYVHSRQNKSTENPDTPPL, from the exons atggcagaaaGTAGAAGAAAGAGACTTGATGAAGCCGCCATTGAAGGAAACGTAACGACGTTGTTAGAGTTACTCCAACAAGATCCAATGTTACTTGCCAGACTCAACCTCAACGACTTCAACGAGACTCCTCTGCACGTGGCTGCTCTTCATGGTCACGTGACATTTGTGGACGAGATTCTCAAGCGAAGGCCTCAGCTGGCCAAAGACTCGGATTCTCGCCATTGTTCCGCCCTCCACTGTGCCGCCGCCGAAGGGTTTTTAGACATTGTCAAAATTCTGGTGCGAGTTGATCCTGATATGTGTTCTATCTGCAACGAAGATGGGCGCAACCCTATTCACCTTGCCGCCATCAAAGGCCGGGTCGATGTCTTGGCCGAGCTCGTTCGAGTCAGACCCACAGCTGCTCGAACTGCAGTGGACGACGGCGGAACGGTGTTGCATTTATGTGTGAAGTACAAACAGCTGGAGGCTCTCGAGATGTTGATTGAAACTATGGCAGTGAAAGACGGTGATTTTATCAATACTCAGGATGATTACGGCTTCACTATCCTTCATTTAGCCGTCTCCAACAAACAACTTCAG ATAGTACAATATCTAATCAACCATACTGGAATCGAAGTAAATGCAAAAACTTCAAATGGGTTAACAGCTCTTGACATTCTAACTCAAAGCCATAGAGAATTAAAGGACATGGACATTGCAGAAGCTCTCATAGCCGCCAATGCCGTCCGAACCACAAACAAACAACCATCGTCGCCGTCTTCTCGTGTCaggaaaaacaaaaagacaGGTCTTAGATGGGCTTTTTCAGCCTTATTCCACAATGGAGATTGGTGGTTTAAGAACGAAACAAGCGGGTGGTTAATGAAGCAAGAATCACTAATGGTTGTAGCATCCCTAATTGCAACAATGGCTTTTCAAGCTGGAATGAACCCTCCCGGTGGGATTTGGCAAGACGATAATGCATCGGGAAATCCAAGACAGACGGCAGGAACATCGGTAATGGCCGGAAAGGACAAAGCAACATACAATAAGTATCTTTTGTCTAACACAGTAGGGTTCATGACTTCATTCATTGCAATTGTGATGATTCTCATTGGGTTGCCTCAAAAACGTATTTGCATGAGGGTTTTGATCATGACTATGTGTGCTGCTGTGTGTTCCATGGCTTTCACTTATGGATATTCCATAAGGTTTTTCACTCCACTACCACAACCTGCAACCTCCAACTCCAATTCTCTGGCTCCATCTCCACAACTTGCAGGAGGTTCTATCTCCGGTACTCCGCGGCTAAAGTCGGACTCCGTCATCTCTTTGATTTCGTTTATTGTCGCTGCCGTTGTGACTTCTTCCATGGTACTTTTCTTGGTTGGGAAGCTCTTCTACGTTCATTCTCGACAGAATAAATCTACTGAAAACCCAGATACTCCTCCGCTATGA